The sequence below is a genomic window from Scophthalmus maximus strain ysfricsl-2021 chromosome 19, ASM2237912v1, whole genome shotgun sequence.
CATGGACTCTGACAGCATCCCGACGTGCGGCCACATGGAGTTGACCACACTGCTGAGCTGCGGGGGCACCGGGTAGCCCAGGTGGTGCATGACAGAGGTGAGCGGGAGCCCGCTGGCCATCACACCTTTGTAGTCCCGCCCTATAATGTTCTCGATGGCGAATGGGTGTTTGAACCCGCCGGGCTGTGCGCAGGTGATGCCCCCGTAGCCCTGGAAGTGTGGCAGCCGGCCCACGGTGCTCGCTGGACCGGCCGGCTGGTCGTGGTGGCCGGAGGCTGTGGCCAGCTTGCCGcccgggtggtggtggtggtggtggtggtgaaagtAATGCATCATCGGGGAGCTCTTGCAGGCCATGTGCTCGGCGCGCAGCACCTTGAAGCGCTTCCGTCTCCTCAGAAAGCTGCCGTTCTCGAACATGTCCCCGCAGTCCGGGTGCAGAGCCCAGAAGCTGCCTTTCCCCGGTTGATCGGGCCGCCGAGGGATCTTGATGAAGCAGTCGTTAAACGAGAGGTTGTGTCGCAGGGAATTCTGCCACCTCTGGGTGTTCTCTCGATAATACGGAAAACGGTCCATGATGAACTTGTAAATGTCACTCAGCGGGAGCATCTTTTCGGTGGAGTTCTGAATAGCCATCGCTGTCAGCGATATGTAGGAGTATGGGGGCTTCTGGTCGCTGTAAGAGTTCTTCCCAGGACGGGGCATGGCTGGTAACTGATTgctttaagtttattttttgaatgaaaCAGTATTTAAAGTTAAGTTTGAAATGCTATATTTACGGAGCTGACTCGACAGTCTGCATATCAGTCGCCATATAATGGAGCTGTTCCAAAGTTCTGAGCCATCCGATTAGAAGCTGGTCAATTTTCCAACAGGTGCAGAATCACCTGCGTTATATCGATTGAAACAGTGCAGCCCAAAGGCCCGCTGTTGTCAAGTAAGATCCTCAAGAGGCTCCTGCGTCCAAAGCAAGAAGACTTTTTTCTCTGGTTCTTCGCCAAATTACGCGTTTGTCTGTGCGTAAAAGTCAATCTCTGTGCGTAAAAGTTGAGAGGTCTTGTGAGTCGCCCCTGTTTCCCGCGGCGGCTGAAAGATGCGAGGGGCCAGTTAGctgtgctgtctgtgtgtggtgtggctcctctcctcttgtgtgATGCTCCCACGCACCGAGCCGCCGTTTTTGTAAGACCCCCGCAGGTCGCCGGCTGTATTATCTATTATCCAGACACTTAGGGGACACGTCAGTGGAGAGCagagggctgtgtgtgtgtgcgtgcgtgcctgtgtgtgtgtgtatgtgtgtgtgtgtgagagagagagagagagagagagagagagagagatggggtaaagaaatgaatgaaaatgagggGTGGGTGGTGCAATCTTCTCATCTCCCGTTTCCAATGAAAGAGCCCCATGTCAAGTAGCTCGCACAGGGACAGAGCAGAACCAGAGTGATTGGTTTAAACCACTATACTGAGATTCttttaaatgcatttcatcAGGTAGATCCCCAGTGGTTCCTCAaccactgacctttgacccctttCCTGTCCAAAAGTTTGCTTTGGATAGGCTTCATGTGTTGAAAGGCCTGATTGCTTTGCATGTAATAAACATGTCTTACAACACATCGCCTATTTACGAAATTCAGAATCTCTTGTAAGCATGTTCTCTGGTGCCTTGATTTGAAAACGCATGACAGAGCATGTGGACGTGGGTGCCACCTTAGCTTACATCACATGAGGTAAATAAATAGTACAGCTTGgtgtatatatagatacaaCCTCTTTGTTAAATTTGCTGGACAGCACTTTCAGACTTAGcaaacaataaatcatgtcTTCCTTTGCGCACAATCATCAGTGCACTTGTACTCCTCTGCTCTCAATTAGCCTAcaaaagcgcacacacacacacacacacacacacacacacacacacacacacacacacagagagagaggcgctGTTGTTGATTAATTGCTGTGAGGGGAGTCCGGcggctgtctgtctgttcaaaCACTCTCCAGTGAATCCTACAAGGATGTAAACAAACTTCATCCCTTGCTCTGAATTCAGCTCGGTGGAGAACAACAAAAGCTGCTCCTTTTCCCAAGTATTTTCTTCTCTGGCCAGGTGTCATGACTGGGTCCTTGACGGCTTCTGTCTTCCCCGGTGCCCCCGTGGGCCCCCGAATACATTACAATAATTAAGTCTTCCGTGATTTAGCCTCCTAGGAGAGAAGTCCAACAATGTAATTAAGGGCAAGCTCACTGTATTAGTTATGAATATTCAAAACTGTGTCAATTAATTAGCCGCTCTCCTGTTATGTCTCAGTCCTTCAAACCCACCCAAAAGGTCAACTGCGTCGACGGTGagcatattttaaagacatcacGAAATTGCAAAGAAAATCACCTTTTAGTGTCACTTTGCTGGAAAAAGAGTGATCATTTATCTATTCGCTGATGAATAAaggcagttgttgttgttgtgttttttttctttgcataaTTGTTTTCCTGGAGCCTGAAAAATTAGTTTTGAAACTCCGAGGCCCACAGAGGCCAACGCGGGTAAAAGCATCCTCTTTAAACGCCCGGGAAAGATCAATATTAAATCTGTTTTCACAGAGGGGACCGTTAAATAGACACCCTGGCTGATCTGCATAACAAAATTAATTAGGTAGTCTACGGCAGTGTTCGCCTGCACCCAACTCCTGGACAAATAACTAGTTGTAAAGCACACCTTCTGGGCATACGGAACATATGCTGGAATTATCCTTAATTGACTAATTACATAAATTACTCATTAAGTTTACAGCACATCAATTATAAAAGATGTATCAATTAATTTTGCATAAATTACAAGCGGCACGCTGCACGAGGAGGGCGGCAGAGGGAATGAGGGTCGCTGGAAGGGGGTCTGCTTAAAggtggagtgtttgtgtgtgtgtgcatgcgtgcgtgcgtttgtgggtgtgtgtgtgtgtgctagtgtgCATGTGACTGACGGTcgtctgtttgtttcctgtctctaATAATTATTTGTTAAGCTTAAGGGCAAAGAGATTCTTTCTCTGTCTGGCACTCGCAGAGGGAAAGTGTGGGGGTAATGGCAAttatactactaataataatctTAAAGACCTCTCTCCAAGTCATAAGGGGCGCATCGTCGCGGAGAGAGTCATTAAAATCAATTAGCGAGGCCTATTGTTTTCAATGGAAAATTAAACTAGTTCAGGACTGTGGTTTCAGATGCTGCAAGCTTACTCGTGTAATGGGAAATTATTTAGAGGCAAAATAGGACagatatttccattttccccaTAAAAGAGCGAGCAAAGAGGGGCTTTTATGGATCaaagctgctgtgtgtctgcctgttgCCTTCAAGAGTTACATCAGTCAACTcagatgtgtatatatatatatatatatatatatatatacacacacacacacacacacacacacatatatatatgtatatatgtgtatatatatatatatacatatatatatgtgtgtgtgtgtgtatatatacacacatacatatatatatacacatatatatgtatatatatatatatgtatatgtgtatatatatatacatatatatatatatcatccaTCAGAATGGCAAACTTGATATGCTGCATGTAGCTTTCAGTTATGCATTCTTCCCAAACACGCTGACCTCAAACCAGaacaacaataagaaaaacTACACCCAGAACGACATGAATGATGTTTGTGTTCCTTTTATTAGCCCAGACATAATGAATAATTCCATAGTGCACATCAGTGTCTATTTCTAGAGTCTGAATTTGTagcatcatttttaattatgtcTGACCATGACACGTgaaaagatgtattttttttttattttctgaattcattTCAAAGCTGGCCCCTTTTCTGTGTTACTCAACATTACAtatacatctctctctctctctttgtcacacaaacatacacacacacacacacacacacacacacaccaataactCTAGCAGAATACATGACTATAGATCCAATCAATTTTTATAGTGAAGAAAGTAAAAACTAGAAGCcccattttttgtctttttgtccatcaGTATGTTCTGTAAAAAAGGACTGTAGTACTATATATGTAAGACCGTCTCATTACTCaccttaataataataatactactaataataataatttccaaaGTGACCACAACAACTTATATATAGTATTCTCCATATCAAAATTGTAACATTTGCAGATTATAGTTGCTATAACATGCTCGCAGACTCTCTAGGAGCTCTCATCATCCAACCACCCACTGAACTGACCTTCTCTCGTGTGCCTCTTCCTCTGATCCTAGTCATTCTGAGGCACTCAAACCTCAAACTCGTCAGGCATTTTACTATAACAACTCACAATGAACTGTTCCGTCTGTTTTCCGTTCTGTTGTCATAAGAACCAGCTGACAGTagatggagaaagagacagagtgaTCACTTTTGACTTATCTGTGTTGCCTTATACTGAcatagtttttttaattcagcacAATGAAGTTTATTCTGTACAGGGTTGATCAGTCCAATAAAGTCAAAAAACTGAAGGCAAAGATAACATAGACATGTTAATGGGAAGTGGGCAAACCAAAATTATTTCAGAAAACATATCAATCATACTGTATGattccttcatttaaaaaataaaataaaatactgtcaCCTTCTTGCCACCGGTTGctgtcattctctctctctctctctctctctctctctctttttcattttgaaatttgtgACTGGAAGTCATATTGATTTTGTCTCAGTTGACATGGTCTGAGATTTGAGTGACAATGCACTAACACAGCTTCCATTTAGACCGGACTATCACTGTCTTCACCACAAATGGACATCACCAAGAGATGCTCATGCCCATACTACAGTAAAACTACACTGCAGTATGGGCACGTACtgtggcactgtgtgtgtgtgtgcaagtattTAAAGGGTTGCATTTTGTACTTCTGTGATCACCTACTCACCTCTATAAGAAAATAAGCACCATGTAAATAATTTCATTGTGGTAGGTGTTGTGGAaatttgtctatcctcccctgagaaactgttaagacgagtcttctcaggcaccaagcaaggtcaacctgtctgtggcaagccacaacaatcatcgagcggctgaagtctctctcaaggtgtcatagtcgcggggagatgatgacattactctaaactaaatacactagagaccgggaacaggcagattgtcttggggcgccgaacactgaccaccttgttgacCTGTGTtaacaaaccagaaatctccttgatatatattgagctcctataataaatacttctgtttaagacatccacggtttccatctccctgaatcagcatccataTTGCCTACTTCCAGTAGCCCATATTGCCTACTTCCAGTAAGCAATATGGGCAATTGTCCAGTTGTCCCAAAAGCCCCAGGTTTACCGGTGGGGAATTTAATTAAGAGCAAATTTGTTGAGCACcactaaaaaaaagacaggtcCTCTATTGTTGTCCAATGTCTAGTAGAGGATCCTTTGTCAAAATCATATCTTATTGCTTTATATTTTGCTGGCATGGAGCATCTTCTAAACAAGGTGGTGAGTAATCATCACAAACTAACTGCTGCGTGGCGACATAATGGTTGGTACATACACAATgcaccattgtgtgtgtgtgtgtgtgtgtgtgaggtgggggggggggggggggctgagccaGTGCAAATGTCCTGtccattttaaatattaaagtttCAGAGCTGGCAACCGTCcatggtgtatgtgtgtgtctgtgtgtgtgtgtctgtgtgtgtgtgtgtgtgtgtgagagagagagagagagattctggTTGTTAATCACACGGTCATCTCTCAAATTAATGAGAgtgcattctctctctctctctctctctctctctctcatacacacacacacacacacaccagacgtACTGCAGAGCTCTTTAATTGTCGTTCCGATTCTGACATTGCGGCAAAATACATGATAAAAATCGGTGAAAACTGCGCGTACTACGGTTTTCGCATTGGTGGACTCGTCGATGCCCTGTAGCCCGCAGGCTACGACACGGTGTGCGTGGATATATACGTTTGTGCGtatgggggggggaggggagggtctGGAGGGTG
It includes:
- the foxb2 gene encoding forkhead box protein B2; its protein translation is MPRPGKNSYSDQKPPYSYISLTAMAIQNSTEKMLPLSDIYKFIMDRFPYYRENTQRWQNSLRHNLSFNDCFIKIPRRPDQPGKGSFWALHPDCGDMFENGSFLRRRKRFKVLRAEHMACKSSPMMHYFHHHHHHHHPGGKLATASGHHDQPAGPASTVGRLPHFQGYGGITCAQPGGFKHPFAIENIIGRDYKGVMASGLPLTSVMHHLGYPVPPQLSSVVNSMWPHVGMLSESMAGVPVPASSDYAPFSVSAKGLYHNVNGPSLPAVPVPIKPTPSLGPVPGLTGLQPGPPQLCSALEKSDLLEGKGSHLHPALLLS